The following is a genomic window from Hymenobacter sp. APR13.
GAGCAATAAGTTGTTACGGAGTGACGTGTGCATGGATTTTTAATTATTTCAATTATTGATAGATTAAAATCGTGAAAAATCATTGTATTATTTTGTTTAATATTTACATTCATGCCGCAAAACTGCTCTGCCTATCTGGTCCTGGTAAAACCGAGTTTTTAACGTCCTGGCTTACTCTGCCTGCGAAGGGCATACTAGGTACTACGTAAGCTCAATCTGGCGACAAACGGACAGTCTATAAATCCATCAATTCTCATTCAACCCAATGCTACGCCAGCTCTCCTTACCTACATTGGTGTACTGGCTTACTTGTAAGCAGCCGCCGTTTAGACAGCTGGCCAGCACCTGTTTTGTTATCTGGTTGGTATTGTTAGTCTGCCCGGCGCTGGCCCAAAATGAGCGACGGATTCCGGTAAGGGAAGGTAGCAATGCCCAGAAAACGCCCGAAGTGCCTGTAAAAGAATCGCAGGCGGCACCGTTGCCGGCCAAGAAACTGGAGGAGGCCCTGCGGCTGCTGTTGCAAGCCGACTCTTCGCAGACACAACGTCGCCAGACGGCTGGAATAGAATCACAAGGTTTGGTTGTCGATCAGACGATAACCAAGATTGGCCGTGACTTCTACAGCGTATTCTATACCGCCTTCGAAGCCCCACCAGGCGTCATCGAATACAACATCACCATCACGGAACTACCGGCTCGTGGCAACAGTGCCTTGGTGTCGCTCGCCGTGAACGACGAGACGCTACTCGAAATACCCTTGCAGCCTAAGTACGACCTGATAGAAGAAGCCGCCATCCAGGCCGTAGGGTTGGCCAGCGACTATCTGGTGGAAGCCCAGCGCGTGAGCAATCAATTAGAGCGCGGCGAACTGAAGGGCCGAGAAACCTACTGACAACTTCCCATTTCTTGCTTCACTACTCCCACCCCTTATGAAAACTCTTTTTACTCTATGCACTGCCCTGCTGCTTATGCTCGCTGGTAGCCAAGCGCATGCACAGGACTTCGTTTACGAACCCAAAAACCCATCTTTTGGTGGGGGGAACAGCTTCAACTACCAATGGCTGCTCAGTTCCGCCACTTCGCAGAACACCATTGAAGAGCCGGCCCGCGATACCGGCACCGGCGTCAACGCCAACGATCCGCTTAATGGCTTTGCTGAAAACCTTAACCGGCAGATTCTGAGCCAGCTGACCAACCGGTTTATTACGTCGCAGTTTGGCTCGGGGCCGGTGCGGGAGGGTAGCTATACAGTGGGTTCTTATCAGATTGAGGTGACACCTGGTGCCAATGGAGTAGTAATCCAGATTACCGATTCCGGCACCGGCAACCAGACCACCGTCACTATTCCAAATATCCCTTAGCCAGTCGCACGGCCACTAGCTTATCTTCTCTCTGTCATTGCCTCACCTCCCCATGCGTACCATCGCCACCTGGAAAGTATACTTAGCCATCACGCTGCTCCTGGCAACTGGTGCCTGCGCGCCTTATTTCCATCAGCCACTCACCACCGAGCCCGCACGTCTGGGGGCCGAGGTCATCCGGCCCCGTCCAATCCAGAATATGCCGCAGCCCCGCGAAAAGGCGGTAGTGGCCGTATATAAGTTCCGCGACCAGACCGGGCAGTACAAGCCTACCGTGAACGGATCAAGCTTCTCAACGGCCATCACGCAGGGTGCTACTACTATTTTGATAAAGGCGCTGGAAGAGTCTAATTGGTTTGAGCCGATTGAGCGCGAAAACCTAGGCAATCTGCTGAATGAGCGCAAAATCATCCGTTCGACTCGGGCTGAATATAGCGAGCAGACTGGGCAACGACAGTCACCATTGCCGCCGCTGCTGTTTGCAGGAGTGCTGCTGGAAGGCGGTATTATCTCCTATGATGCCAACATGCTAACCGGCGGTGCCGGCCTGCGCTACTTTGGAGCCGGGGCCTCGGGCCAGTATCGGCAGGACCGTGTCACGGTGTATCTGCGGGCCATCAGTACATCCAATGGGCGGGTGCTCAAAACAGTTTACGTCAGCAAAACGATTCTTTCGCAGCAAGTGGATGCCAGCCTGTTCCGATTTGTGAACTTCAAGCGGCTGCTGGAAACCGAAACTGGTTTTACCTACAATGAGCCCAGCGAAATGGCAGTGAAGGAGGCCATCGAGAAATCAGTGGAAGCTCTCATCTTCGAGGGCCTGCGCGACCGGCTGTGGGCGCCTAAAAACGTGGAGGACCTGCAGGGGCCGGCTATGGCTGCCTACTTCCAGGAGAAAGAGCAGAATGCTTCTATTGATGTGCTGGGCCGCGAACTGACGGAACGCCGCAGCCGCTTTGGGATAGGGCTTTCGGCCTCGCTACAGCAATATTCCGGCGACTTTGCCAGCCCCCGTAACGATCCGGAAGGCACTGCCACGCTCCGCTACCAATGGGGCACCGGCTTCCTGAGCTCATTCGCCAACGTAGGATGGGGCCAGTTGTCGGCCCGGCGCTACTTCAGCCAGGACTTCAGCTATGCCGAAGCGGGCCTGATGATGCGTCTGCTGCCGCAAGACCGATTCACGCCCTACGCTATGGCAGGGGCAGGTGCTACGTTGCGCAATCAGCCAGCAGTCAGCGGCAGCCAGCGGGTACTGCCGCATACCTTATTGGGCATAGGAGGAGAGTACCTGCTCTCACCACGTATTGGCCTGAATGCCAGCATCGAAAACCGCTACTACCTGAGCGACGACCTCGATTATATGGACTACGGCAAGTATAATGACTATGTCTGGGCAGCTCGTCTGGGCTTTACCTACTACTTAGGTAGCCGTCGTATAAAATAATGTGAAGCCCTTTTAATCGGTCAAATGGCTGATTGAAAGGGTTTTCACTTGTTATATAACTATGTAAATAAAAATTTGAATAAAAAATTTACACACTTGCTTGTATTATGAAAAAAGTGCTTTATATTTGAATTGTCTATCCGGAAGAGACAATTAAAAAGAAGTAAAACAAAATTCTAACCCTCCCCAAAAGTCCCCCTTTTCCCCATGAAAAAGATCCAACTCCTCGCCGCTGCACTCCTGATGGCCGGTGCTGCTTTCGCTCAGTCTACCCCTAATGCCCGCCCAGCAGCACAAGGCCGTGGTGCAGCTGTCCGCGCAATTCCCACTACTACCCAGATTTCTGCTACCAGCCGTAATGCCGGTTCGGTTGACCATGATTCGTATGTGCAGCAGGTAGGTACTGATAACTATGGCGTCGTTCGGCAGGTTGGTTCCAACCAGTCGGCTGATATGTACCAGAACGGCACGGGCAACGATGCCTATCAGACGCAGTCTGGCAGCTCGCCACTTAATGGCCTAAACACTGCTTACTCCAGCCAAACCGGCAACAACAACTATGTTGACCAAGTACAAAGCGGCTGGCGTGGAGAAGCCATCGTAGAGCAAGGTGCTACTGGTGACGCCCAGAACCGCAACTATGCTGTGCAAGAGCAGACCGGTGACCTCAACTACGGCTACATCGACCAGGATAGCGACGACAACTTTGCTCATCAGAAGCAAACCAATGCTACCGGTTTGATCTTTGGAATCCCCGGCAACTTTGCTGACACGCGTCAGGGTGATGGCAGCCTGGGTTCTAACAACCAGTGGAGCCAGGTTGTACAAGATGGTAGTGGCAATGCTGCCATCGTTCGTCAGGACCACCCCTAATCGGTTTTGTGTCTAACGCACAATTGGCCGGGTCTTCTCTTCTTTGTGAAGGGAGGCCCGGCCTCTTGGGCATTAACATGACATGGCTATGAAAAAACTGTTTTTTCTGCTTTGCACAGTTAGCGCCGCAAGCCTCTGGCTGCCAGCTACTGCGCAAAGCCGTACCGACCCGGAAGACCTGCGTGTAGAGCAGCGTCTCGCCGAAACCATTGGCTTGGAGCGACTGCCCAATGCCCCAAGCCAAGCCGATGCGCGCAACGTGTCGTCGTTGCTACAAATGGGCACCGGCAATCGGGGCGCTATTACGCAGAACAATACCGGCGTTTTGGCCAACTCGGCTTTTGTGGAGCAGGCAGGCCTTAGCAACCAACTCAGCTTCACTCAGACAGGAGAAGGCAACAGCGCCCGCATTACGCAGGACGGTGACCGGAACGAGCTAAACGTAAACCTGACCGGCGACAGAAACGAAATGAAGCTGGTGCAGGATGGTGACGACAATAAGATCAACAGCACCGTCGTTGGCGACAGCCGTAAGTACGAAGTCATGCAGATAGGTAACAACCATACTCTCAACCAGCTGGAGTCTACACCTTTGGCGCCACGTGGCTATAGTGTGGAAATGCGCGGCAACGGTATCCAGCTCACCATTGAGCAAGGTAGGGTATTGCCCTAAGCTGCACCATGCATATTGTAAAAGGCTGATGGCAACCTGGTTATGTACGATAACCAGGTTGCCATTTTTTGTGTTAGTGTATTTTTGAATTAAATTCTGAATTTTTAAAATTATTCTTACATTTATGGATCCAATAATGCGGCCATTCTCATAATAGCATATTCTTATGCATTGCATAGATGATTGGTTTGAACAGACCTTGCTATACACCTGCTGTGCCCGTCTGGCACTCTATACATAGGGTTTCTTGATTTATAATACTGAATTTACTGTGTATAGTGGTTTTGCTGCCCGATACCTGAATAAGTTCCCTTGCTACCGCACTGGTTGTACCTACCCTGAACTCTCCCACCTTAGCCTACCTTAAGCCATGAAAACACATGTTACCAACCGAATACCACTCGTGTGGATTATCCAGTGTCTATTACTAGTAAGTGCCCTGTTTGCCGGGGGCTGTAAAGAAGATACAATAGAACCTACGTTGTATGGAGCGGTGGAAGGAGTAGTAATAGATGGGGCAACCAACCTGCCACTTGCAAACGTATCCATTACCACTAACCCTGCCACCAGCTCTTATACTACGGATGCCGCTGGCAAATTTTCCATCCCGGACGTGCCGGTTGGTGCGCTGGCTGTGACGGCCCGCAAGGCGGATTATCGCCAAGAAGTAACAAACGTATACGTTAATGAAAATCAGACCCTGCCCGTTTCGCTAACGCTGAGCAAAGCCACTACCGCTAACAGCCGTCCTTATTTACCTTCTAGGCCTCGTCCGGCTGATGGTGCAACTGCCCAGCCAGTTGAATTGACGCTTCGCTGGAAGGTATCGGACCCCGATAAAGTTGACTCGGTGCTGTATAGCGACGTGACGCTGTTTGAAAGCAATTCTACCGACCGGCGCCAACTGTTGACCAATTCCACTGACAGCAGTGTAGTGGCCAGTGGTTTGAAATTCAATACCACCTATTACTGGCAGGTAACGGTGCGCGACAAAGCCGGTGAGATAGTGCGTGGGGATGTATGGAGCTTCCGCACACGAGAAGTTCCCGATAATGCATTCCTGTACGTGCGGCAGGTAGGGGGCAACACTGACATCTACTCATCGGATGCCACTGGTGGCAATTTGGTTCAGCTTACTAATTCACCCTTTGTGGAAGCCTCGCCCCGGCTTAGCCCCTTACTCGACAAAGTGGCCTATACTTCTAATGCTTCTGGCCAGTACCGGCTCTATACTATGAATCGCGACGGTTCCGATCAGCGTCTGGTTTCGCCGTTGCCAGTGGAAGGCTACAATAACTTTGGTACCGGGTATTGCTGGTCGCCGGATGGCGCGCAACTATTGTTCGCCAACAACGACAAGCTTTGGCGCATCAACCGCGACGGCTCTGGCCTAATGCTACTGGCCACGGCACCCAGCGGCCGCAATTTCCGCGAGTGCGACTGGAATGGTCAGATCAACCGGATTGTAATACAAACGGTAGGAACCAGCATCTATGATTCGGAGATTTATCTGCTCGATGCCAATGGTGGGAATCTTACGCAACTGGTCGGTAACCTACCTGGACGGCTGGATTCACCAACTTTCAATCTGCTAGGTACTAAAGTGATGTATACACGTGATTTAAGCGCCTATATGGATCCGACAGGTCGGCAGTTGGATGCCCATATATTTATTCAGAATCTGGACGGAACAGGAGTAACTTCCCTGTCAGCTACACAAGGTAGCGGCGGGGGAGGAGGCAAGCCTGTTGGTACCAACGATATTGTGCCCCGCTTCAGTGGCAATGGTGCGAAAGTGGTTTTCGTGAACGTAAGTAACGTCAACCAAGCAACACCGGAAGTATGGCAGATGGACCTGACGGGTAATAATCGTGCCCGTTTGTTTCAAAATGCGACGCAGCCTGATGCTCGCTAGCCACAGCTACAGGCTTGCATAATGTGCTCATTTAGTCCACTATCCTCGAAAGGGTAGTGGATTTTTTTGTATCATCTTGTTTGTGTCCAGTTTTTGATGGATAATGGTTTCAAATTGGGACAACAATACTATGAGGTTAATGAGGCTATCTATACTAGCATATCCAGCTTAGTAGGTTGCCTTCGCTATGGCTATATAAGCTACCAATAATGCCTGGTCTTTGGCCAGATGTAGCCACTACAAGTGGGACCTTATTACAAACGGGAAAGGGTAAAAGGAGAGTGAATGAGGTGGCAGGTAGGTTATAATCAGGTAATATCGAAGTATCTGTAGTAGCTAATGCACTGACTTGCAATGGATAAAAAAACTATTATTTGGTGTGTAGCATAACAAACTGACAGGTTATTCAGATTTTTGCCGCAAATTTGCATTTGAAACAAAGAGCATAAAACATTCATTAT
Proteins encoded in this region:
- a CDS encoding CsgE family curli-type amyloid fiber assembly protein is translated as MLRQLSLPTLVYWLTCKQPPFRQLASTCFVIWLVLLVCPALAQNERRIPVREGSNAQKTPEVPVKESQAAPLPAKKLEEALRLLLQADSSQTQRRQTAGIESQGLVVDQTITKIGRDFYSVFYTAFEAPPGVIEYNITITELPARGNSALVSLAVNDETLLEIPLQPKYDLIEEAAIQAVGLASDYLVEAQRVSNQLERGELKGRETY
- a CDS encoding curli production assembly/transport component CsgF, whose product is MKTLFTLCTALLLMLAGSQAHAQDFVYEPKNPSFGGGNSFNYQWLLSSATSQNTIEEPARDTGTGVNANDPLNGFAENLNRQILSQLTNRFITSQFGSGPVREGSYTVGSYQIEVTPGANGVVIQITDSGTGNQTTVTIPNIP
- a CDS encoding CsgG/HfaB family protein yields the protein MRTIATWKVYLAITLLLATGACAPYFHQPLTTEPARLGAEVIRPRPIQNMPQPREKAVVAVYKFRDQTGQYKPTVNGSSFSTAITQGATTILIKALEESNWFEPIERENLGNLLNERKIIRSTRAEYSEQTGQRQSPLPPLLFAGVLLEGGIISYDANMLTGGAGLRYFGAGASGQYRQDRVTVYLRAISTSNGRVLKTVYVSKTILSQQVDASLFRFVNFKRLLETETGFTYNEPSEMAVKEAIEKSVEALIFEGLRDRLWAPKNVEDLQGPAMAAYFQEKEQNASIDVLGRELTERRSRFGIGLSASLQQYSGDFASPRNDPEGTATLRYQWGTGFLSSFANVGWGQLSARRYFSQDFSYAEAGLMMRLLPQDRFTPYAMAGAGATLRNQPAVSGSQRVLPHTLLGIGGEYLLSPRIGLNASIENRYYLSDDLDYMDYGKYNDYVWAARLGFTYYLGSRRIK
- a CDS encoding carboxypeptidase regulatory-like domain-containing protein yields the protein MKTHVTNRIPLVWIIQCLLLVSALFAGGCKEDTIEPTLYGAVEGVVIDGATNLPLANVSITTNPATSSYTTDAAGKFSIPDVPVGALAVTARKADYRQEVTNVYVNENQTLPVSLTLSKATTANSRPYLPSRPRPADGATAQPVELTLRWKVSDPDKVDSVLYSDVTLFESNSTDRRQLLTNSTDSSVVASGLKFNTTYYWQVTVRDKAGEIVRGDVWSFRTREVPDNAFLYVRQVGGNTDIYSSDATGGNLVQLTNSPFVEASPRLSPLLDKVAYTSNASGQYRLYTMNRDGSDQRLVSPLPVEGYNNFGTGYCWSPDGAQLLFANNDKLWRINRDGSGLMLLATAPSGRNFRECDWNGQINRIVIQTVGTSIYDSEIYLLDANGGNLTQLVGNLPGRLDSPTFNLLGTKVMYTRDLSAYMDPTGRQLDAHIFIQNLDGTGVTSLSATQGSGGGGGKPVGTNDIVPRFSGNGAKVVFVNVSNVNQATPEVWQMDLTGNNRARLFQNATQPDAR